The proteins below come from a single Esox lucius isolate fEsoLuc1 chromosome 7, fEsoLuc1.pri, whole genome shotgun sequence genomic window:
- the hyou1 gene encoding hypoxia up-regulated protein 1 isoform X2 has protein sequence MRRKLTLSVLFCLVLALFPSQTATVAVMSVDLGSEWMKVAIVKPGVPMEIALNKESRRKTPVAVCLKENERLFGDNALGMSVKNPKFVYRHLQSLLGKKHDNPQVAIYQKRFPEHKLVKDEIRGTVLFRNSEEMEYSPEELLGMVLNYSRALAQDFAEQPIKDAVITVPAFFNQAERRAVLQAAQMAGVKVLQLINDNTAVALNYGVFRRKDINSTAQNIMFYDMGSGSTTATIVTYQTVKTKESGTQPQLQIRGVGFDRSLGGFEMELRLRDHLAKLFNEQKKTPKDVRENHRAMAKLLKEAQRLKTVLSANADFMAQVEGLMEDIDFKAKVTRVEFEDLCADLFEKVPGPVHEALSSAEMSLDEIEQVILVGGATRVPKVQEVLLKAVGKEELGKNINADEAGAMGAVYQAAALSKAFKVKPFLVREAAVFPIQLDLSLNLQVEFTRETEEEDGSKSLKHNKRVLFQRMAPYPQRKVITFNRYTDDFAFYINYGDLSFLSEDDLSVFGSFNLTTVQLSGVGSSFQKHIDAESKGIKAHFNMDESGVLLLDRVESVFETIVEEKEEESTLTKLGNTISSLFGGGSSEPSTNVTEPVQDEEEVHPEAGKEQEEQGQKEEAANQEEKLEPQETPPQEEEAAPTQEKTEGEPVDTKADPQDEKEESKSGKAEDEKRTDEAEKTEAEKEVEKKAKPQKKSKISEDVAVELQVNDILNPSLEAITSSKKKLQDLTDRDLEKHEREKTLNSLEAFIFETQDKMYQEEYQAVVSEEEKEEITAKLSEASAWLDEEGYSATTKELREKLQELRKLCKAVFFRVEERKKWPDRLVALDNMLNQSSFFLRGARSIPEDDQIFTDVELKTLEKVINETTTWKNDTVAEQEKRSPTERPVLLSKDIEAKLSLLDREVNYLLNKAKFAKPKAKPKNNSTTTPPKSSSKANSSQTEDKVIPPEETKDQEGAEEIRPGEEHNTDSSSQSQPKDETVTIGNDEVRPGEEPPIKEPAGQNTDSSSPSQLEDETATTESTEKNQSENHIGDEL, from the exons ATGAGGAGGAAGCTGACATTATCGGTCCTGTTCTGCCTGGTCCTGGCTCTTTTCCCTTCTCAAACAG CCACTGTGGCAGTCATGTCAGTAGACTTGGGCAGTGAGTGGATGAAAGTAGCAATAGTAAAACCTGGCGTGCCAATGGAGATTGCTTTAAACAA GGAGTCCAGGAGGAAAACGCCGGTAGCTGTGTGTTTGAAAGAAAATGAGCGTCTTTTTGGAGATAATGCATTAGGAATG TCTGTGAAGAACCCAAAATTTGTCTATAGGCATCTTCAGAGCCTCCTGGGCAAGAAGCACGACAACCCACAGGTGGCAATCTACCAGAAACGCTTCCCCGAGCACAAACTGGTGAAAGATGAAATCCGGGGCACAGTTCTTTTTAGAAACTCTGA AGAAATGGAGTACTCTCCAGAGGAGCTCCTGGGCATGGTGTTGAACTATTCACGGGCACTGGCTCAGGACTTTGCAG AGCAACCCATCAAAGATGCCGTGATCACCGTCCCAGCGTTTTTCAATCAGGCAGAGCGCAGGGCAGTCCTGCAGGCTGCGCAGATGGCGGGTGTTAAGGTCCTTCAGCTTATTAACGACAACACTGCGGTGGCTCTCAACTACGGTGTCTTCAGAAGGAAAGATATCAACAGCACAGCTCAG AACATCATGTTCTATGACATGGGTTCAGGGAGCACCACGGCAACCATTGTCACTTACCAGACCGTCAAGACCAAAGAGTCAGGCACCCAGCCACAGCTTCAGATACGAGGAGTGGG GTTTGACCGCTCTCTAGGGGGTTTTGAGATGGAGCTGCGGCTCCGGGACCATCTGGCCAAGCTCTTCAATGAGCAGAAGAAGACCCCGAAGGACGTGAGGGAGAACCACCGCGCCATGGCCAAGCTCCTTAAAGAGGCCCAGAGACTCAAGACCGTTCTGAGTGCCAACGCTGATTTCATGGCACAG GTTGAAGGGCTCATGGAAGACATAGATTTCAAGGCCAAGGTGACTCGTGTGGAGTTTGAAGACCTGTGTGCTGACCTGTTTGAGAAAGTGCCTGGACCTGTGCATGAGGCCCTCAGCTCAGCAGAGATGTCCCTG GATGAAATTGAGCAGGTGATCCTGGTGGGCGGGGCCACCCGAGTGCCTAAGGTGCAGGAGGTGCTTCTCAAAGCTGTTGGGAA AGAGGAGCTGGGGAAGAATATCAACGCAGACGAGGCAGGAGCCATGGGTGCTGTGTACCAGGCCGCTGCCCTCAGCAAGGCCTTCAAAGTCAAACCCTTCCTGGTCAGAGAGGCTGCCGTTTTCCCCATCCAG CTAGATCTTTCTCTTAATCTCCAGGTGGAGTTCACCAGGGAGACTGAGGAGGAAGATGGTTCCAAGAGCCTGAAGCACAACAAGCGTGTCCTGTTCCAGAGAATGGCTCCTTACCCACAGCGCAAAGTCATCACTTTCAACCGCTACACTGATGACTTTGCCTTCTACATTAACTACGGAGACCTCAGCTTCTTGAGCGAAGATGACCTCAG TGTGTTTGGCTCTTTCAACCTGACTACAGTGCAGCTGTCTGGGGTGGGCAGCAGTTTCCAGAAGCACATTGATGCTGAGTCCAAGGGCATCAAGGCCCACTTCAACATGGATGAGAGTGGCGTGCTGCTCTTGGACCGG GTGGAGTCTGTCTTTGAGACCATTGTGGAAGAAAAGGAAGAGGAGTCGACTCTGACAA AATTGGGAAATACAATTTCCAGCCTGTTTGGAGGCGGATCCTCAGAGCCCAGCACAAACGTAACAGAACCAGTTCAG GATGAGGAGGAAGTCCATCCGGAGGCTGggaaggaacaggaggagcagggCCAGAAGGAAGAGGCTGCAAACCAGGAAGAGAAGCTGGAACCTCAGGAGACTCCGccacaggaggaggaggcggcCCCAACCCAGGAGAAGACTGAAGGAGAACCAGTAGACACCAAGGCTGACCCTCAG GATGAAAAGGAGGAATCCAAATCTGGAAAAGCAGAGGATGAGAAAAGAACAGATGAGGCAGAAAAGACTGAGgcagagaaggaggtagagaagAAAGCCAAGCCTCAGAAGAAAAGTAAGATCTCAGAGGATGTCGCAGTGGAGCTCCAAGTAAACGACATCCTTAACCCTAGCTTGGAAGCTATCACGTCCTCAAAAAAGAA GCTCCAAGACCTAACTGACAGAGACCTGGAAAagcatgagagagagaagacccTGAACAGTCTTGAGGCATTCATTTTTGAGACCCAG GACAAGATGTACCAGGAGGAGTACCAGGCTGTGGTGtctgaggaggagaaggaggaaatCACAGCCAAGTTGAGTGAGGCATCAGCCTGGCTGGACGAAGAGGGCTATTCCGCGACCACCAAGGAGCTGCGAGAGAAGCTTCAGGAGCTCAGGAAATTGTGCAAGGCTGTTTTTTTTCGCGTGGAGGAGCGGAAGAAGTGGCCTGACCGCCTGGTCGCCCTAGATAACATGCTCAACCAGTCCAGCTTCTTCCTCAG GGGCGCCAGAAGCATACCTGAGGACGACCAAATCTTCACGGATGTTGAGCTGAAGACGTTGGAAAAAGTCATCAATGAGACCACT ACGTGGAAGAACGACACGGTGGCTGAGCAGGAGAAGCGGTCTCCCACCGAGCGGCCTGTCCTGCTGTCCAAAGACATTGAAGCCAAGTTGTCTCTGCTGGACCGTGAGGTCAACTACCTGCTGAACAAGGCCAAGTTTGCCAAGCCTAAGGCAAAGCCCAAGAACAACagcaccaccacccccccaaaGAGCAGCAGCAAGGCCAACAGCAGCCAAACAGAGGACAAAGTCATACCACCTGAAGAGACCAAAGACCAAG AAGGCGCTGAGGAGATCCGGCCAGGAGAGGAACATAACACAGACTCGTCCAGCCAATCACAGCCTAAAGATGAAACAGTGACTATAG GCAATGACGAGGTGCGTCCAGGAGAAGAACCTCCCATTAAAGAGCCCGCTGGACAGAATACTGACTCGTCCAGTCCATCACAGCTTGAAGATGAAACAGCAACTACAG AATCAACAGAGAAAAACCAGTCAGAAAACCATATAGGGGATGAATTATAA